In a single window of the Pandoraea pulmonicola genome:
- the glnE gene encoding bifunctional [glutamate--ammonia ligase]-adenylyl-L-tyrosine phosphorylase/[glutamate--ammonia-ligase] adenylyltransferase, which translates to MLASRPALAEALPALAQHPVDARWLARRFEAITDTTLTPPEQPSGVSGVDEAGLARALRVLRAEAICAVMQRDLDGRAELSEVTEAMTALAEFAIQAGVTVLSRDLEAIHGVPRNAEGERQTLAVVGMGKLGGRELNVSSDIDLIFLYEDDGDTSAPDDADPAAANRLRLLSNHEFFTKLGRKLIGLISELTSDGYVFRVDMRLRPNGDSGPLVCSLPMLEEYFYVQGREWERYAWIKGRLVSEVASEPGKRIERLLASLVQPFVFRRYLDYGVIGAIRALHEQIRHEAERRARAKPARINDIKLGRGGIREVEFSAQVFQLIRGGQEPELRVRPTLAVLGVAARRGWLAQSVADALSHAYVFLRKLEHRIQYLDDAQTHILPASGDDRLAVARAMGFPDEATFMTVLDEHREFVAAQFDEIFADKANGNGQKGGRASSGTGECECPPELWSECLADEAQTGDLGNQLTRLGFADAAGALDRLRAVWTSSRYKALGEQSRRRFDQLVQRSVEGAAGTGEADAVLARMLDLLSAISRRSSYLALLTEYPRALERVVKVLAGSRWAAGYLISHPQLLDELLDDEALAAPFDWPSFKTQLLLSLNAAGAAGNVEVQMDILRRAHHAEVFRILLLDLQGALSVETISDRLSELADIIVDVTISTVWPHVVSRHREVPRFSVIAYGKLGGKELGYASDLDLIFLYDDDDDRAPDAYAALARRFVTWLTTHTGAGMLFDVDLRLRPNGLSGLLVTNIESFRQYQFREGNANTAWVWEHQALTRARFCAGDEAIGAEFENIRAQVLATPREAAPLAQEIVAMRRKVLEGHPNPTALFDLKHDRGGMVDIEFTVQYLVLLHSGAHPALLRNAGNIALLREAAQLGLIDAKLADDAAAAYRTYRKRQHKLRLDGVEAARVPVDQVAAERDAVIGLWDSVFADAGPV; encoded by the coding sequence ATGCTGGCGAGCCGCCCTGCGCTGGCCGAAGCGTTGCCCGCGCTGGCCCAGCATCCCGTGGACGCGCGCTGGCTCGCTCGCCGCTTCGAAGCCATCACCGACACCACGCTGACCCCGCCCGAACAGCCGTCCGGGGTGTCCGGCGTGGACGAAGCCGGGCTCGCCCGGGCGCTGCGCGTGTTGCGTGCCGAGGCGATCTGCGCCGTCATGCAGCGCGATCTGGACGGGCGCGCCGAGTTGTCCGAAGTCACCGAAGCCATGACGGCCCTGGCCGAATTCGCCATCCAGGCCGGCGTCACGGTCCTGTCGCGCGACCTGGAAGCGATTCATGGCGTGCCGCGCAATGCCGAAGGCGAGCGCCAGACGCTCGCCGTGGTCGGCATGGGCAAGCTCGGTGGGCGCGAATTGAACGTCTCTTCGGACATCGACCTGATATTTCTCTATGAGGACGACGGCGATACCTCCGCGCCGGACGACGCCGATCCGGCTGCCGCCAACCGCTTGCGCCTACTCTCGAACCATGAATTCTTCACGAAGCTCGGCCGCAAGCTGATCGGTCTGATCTCCGAACTCACATCCGACGGCTACGTGTTCCGTGTGGACATGCGTCTGCGCCCGAACGGCGATTCCGGGCCCCTCGTGTGTAGCCTGCCGATGCTCGAGGAGTATTTCTATGTGCAGGGGCGCGAATGGGAGCGCTACGCATGGATCAAGGGGCGGCTGGTCTCCGAAGTGGCGAGCGAGCCGGGCAAGCGCATCGAGCGGTTGCTGGCGTCGCTCGTGCAGCCGTTCGTCTTCCGTCGCTATCTCGATTACGGCGTGATCGGTGCGATTCGCGCGCTGCACGAACAGATTCGCCATGAAGCCGAGCGCCGCGCGCGGGCGAAGCCGGCGCGCATCAACGACATCAAGCTCGGACGCGGCGGTATTCGCGAAGTCGAATTCTCCGCACAGGTGTTTCAGCTCATCCGGGGCGGCCAGGAGCCCGAACTGCGCGTGCGGCCGACGCTCGCCGTGCTCGGCGTGGCCGCTCGGCGCGGCTGGCTCGCGCAGAGCGTTGCGGACGCGCTGAGCCACGCCTACGTCTTCCTGCGCAAGCTCGAACACCGCATCCAGTATCTCGACGACGCGCAGACGCACATCCTGCCAGCCTCCGGCGACGATCGTCTCGCGGTGGCCCGCGCCATGGGCTTCCCAGACGAGGCGACGTTCATGACCGTGCTCGACGAGCACCGCGAGTTCGTGGCCGCGCAGTTCGACGAGATCTTCGCCGACAAGGCGAACGGCAACGGGCAGAAGGGCGGCCGGGCGTCGTCCGGCACGGGCGAGTGCGAATGCCCGCCCGAGTTGTGGAGCGAGTGCCTCGCCGACGAGGCGCAGACGGGCGATCTCGGCAATCAGCTCACGCGGCTGGGCTTCGCCGATGCCGCGGGGGCGCTCGATCGCCTGCGCGCCGTGTGGACGTCCTCGCGCTACAAGGCGCTCGGCGAGCAGAGCCGGCGGCGCTTCGATCAACTCGTCCAACGCTCGGTCGAAGGGGCCGCGGGCACGGGGGAGGCCGACGCGGTGCTCGCGCGCATGCTCGACCTGCTCTCGGCCATCAGCCGTCGCAGCTCGTACCTGGCGCTGCTTACCGAATATCCGCGCGCGTTGGAGCGCGTGGTCAAGGTGCTGGCGGGATCGCGCTGGGCGGCGGGCTATCTGATCAGCCATCCGCAATTGCTCGACGAATTGCTCGATGACGAAGCGCTCGCCGCGCCGTTCGACTGGCCGTCGTTCAAGACGCAGCTGCTGCTGAGTCTGAACGCGGCAGGTGCGGCCGGCAACGTGGAAGTGCAGATGGACATCCTGCGTCGCGCGCACCACGCGGAAGTGTTCCGGATCCTGCTGCTCGATCTGCAGGGCGCGCTGTCCGTCGAGACGATCAGCGACCGGCTCTCGGAGCTGGCGGACATCATCGTCGACGTGACCATTTCGACGGTCTGGCCGCACGTGGTCTCGCGTCATCGCGAAGTCCCGCGCTTCTCCGTCATCGCCTACGGCAAGCTCGGCGGCAAGGAGCTCGGCTACGCCTCCGATCTCGATCTCATCTTCCTGTACGACGATGACGACGACCGCGCGCCGGACGCTTACGCCGCGCTCGCCCGCCGCTTCGTGACGTGGCTCACGACACACACGGGCGCGGGCATGCTGTTCGACGTCGATCTGCGCCTGCGTCCCAATGGCCTGTCGGGCCTGCTGGTGACGAACATCGAGAGCTTCCGCCAGTACCAGTTCCGCGAGGGCAACGCGAATACGGCTTGGGTGTGGGAGCATCAGGCGCTCACGCGGGCGCGCTTCTGCGCAGGGGATGAAGCGATCGGCGCCGAGTTCGAGAACATTCGTGCGCAGGTGCTGGCCACGCCGCGTGAAGCGGCGCCGCTCGCGCAGGAGATCGTGGCGATGCGCCGCAAGGTGCTCGAAGGGCATCCGAACCCCACGGCGCTGTTCGATCTCAAGCACGACCGGGGCGGCATGGTCGATATCGAATTCACCGTGCAGTATCTGGTGCTGCTGCATTCGGGCGCGCACCCGGCGCTGCTGCGCAATGCGGGCAATATCGCGTTGCTGCGCGAGGCCGCGCAACTGGGGCTCATCGACGCCAAGCTCGCCGACGACGCCGCGGCCGCGTATCGCACGTACCGCAAGCGTCAACACAAGCTGCGGCTCGATGGCGTGGAAGCGGCGCGCGTGCCGGTCGATCAGGTTGCGGCGGAACGCGACGCGGTCATCGGACTGTGGGATTCCGTGTTCGCCGATGCGGGACCGGTGTGA
- a CDS encoding YhdP family protein, whose protein sequence is MTDRKPPASPTATRSWFSSLPRGLRLGLEWLLALIVIVYFGLGAVVLATRYVILPRVADYRPQIEAAATRAIGLPVTIGRVDAVWRGWHPYLTLEDVRVARATPKPAPKASAPVLAGRPGASSAAAHGAHDAHGTDRTDEAAVAYAPPGAPPPADPGLTLHRLDAVLSWTSLLHFDLRLSDLTLYQPDLTVERLADGSVLVAGLPVAGNTGASNTKAADWLMRQARIVIRGGTVRWRDATRDAPEVVVTQVNAMLRNRGYEHRFGLQANPPTGMVAPLDVRARFTNPLFTRPGEVDRWRGQIYADVGTLDLGELARYVDLPGKDSRGRVAARAWVDFDSGAIVGATLRAAGENTSVQLADDLPPLTFDATAGRIDVIRAGAQPDAGWNLRARDLTLQAAGRPTLDIPELKGSYAPSAEAHGLRVAFAGQRFDIGAAMALVPSLPIDAQTRETLASFRPRGRLANFDLSYQAPKPHGASNWRDLPGLKQLPPERDRYRLVADFEDLGIDSQISQRAPAHPGAPNAGRPGFSNLSGHVDADQTRGSLTLDAKNATLDFPGRFDQPRIDLDTLTARTSWRISHSATRRDAPADVQVRVDALHLQNAELAGDVSGTWRNGGKGNGIVDLKGSIVRANANSVPRYLPTDVGAGVRDYLQRALLAGTVQNAPFAVQGDLEDFPYGKGEGKFHIDIPLVDVTFNPSPLRPGHTEVWPAFEKVRGNLRFDADKLHIAIDSGTVFGVTLTQVLGDIDNLGQDDSTLTLKGDARGPAADFVKYLNSSPVGHWIGDFTDETRANGTTQLALQLSMPLEHTDRSKVTGRARFLRNDIMLIGGLPTFGAVDGELAFTERGISLDNLRGTFLGGDVRASGGSRDDGTIALNINGTMSAQGLRENRENASLAQLAKRMTGSTPYTATVAVRQGMTEVTVQSTLAGLAVNLPAPLGKSAETSLPARFTLRPQPNPGGRRVDMLDFAIGSVQANYVQQRSGTRVDVLRGGIGINQPVPAPREGVQAAAQFDTLDVDAWRSVIASLDSPAVTPGTQGTPPAPVATAAAARDEFGALTPYIPTRLALHAKQVRLMSRLWPELVVGAQRNDRDWQVSLASDLVSGFAQWHAPDAKNPSGAIRARLAKLVIPREEHGNDVLTQVLDEPSDEFPAIDVVANDFVLRDKPLGKLTLNAHNDIEEGVPVWQLTKLELSNSAATLDVSGNWRTSRRRAAVAGSDDDVPRRTLLDFNLEVKDAGGLLDRLGLPKTLKDGSGTVSGRFGWRGGPDAIDYPTLGGRVKVELRRGQILKADPGLAKLLGVLSLQTLTKILTFDFNSVIGSGLPFDSIDGNATMQGGVATTNDLTINANAATIKIDGHTDLARETQDLNVLVLPKINAASASLAWAIINPALGIGSFFAQLALGDQLSRTLSSQYHVTGSWDNPVIGQGGGNKSKIEATPETRPETQDRMQSLGMRGN, encoded by the coding sequence ATGACCGACCGTAAGCCGCCTGCCTCACCCACTGCGACCCGGTCCTGGTTCTCGTCACTGCCGCGTGGCTTGCGCCTGGGCCTGGAATGGCTGCTGGCGCTCATCGTCATCGTCTATTTCGGACTGGGTGCCGTCGTCCTCGCGACCCGGTACGTGATCCTCCCGCGTGTTGCCGACTACCGCCCGCAAATCGAAGCGGCGGCCACGCGCGCCATCGGCCTGCCCGTCACCATCGGCCGCGTCGACGCCGTCTGGCGCGGCTGGCACCCCTATCTGACGCTGGAAGACGTGCGCGTGGCGCGCGCCACGCCGAAGCCGGCGCCCAAGGCGTCGGCGCCCGTGCTTGCGGGCCGACCCGGCGCATCGTCGGCGGCGGCCCATGGCGCCCATGACGCCCATGGCACCGATCGCACCGATGAAGCCGCCGTTGCCTATGCCCCGCCGGGCGCGCCGCCGCCAGCCGATCCGGGCCTCACGCTGCACCGGCTCGACGCCGTGCTCTCGTGGACCAGCCTGCTCCATTTCGATCTGCGCCTGTCGGACCTCACGCTGTATCAGCCGGATCTGACGGTGGAGCGTCTGGCCGACGGCTCGGTACTCGTCGCGGGCCTGCCGGTCGCCGGCAATACCGGCGCGTCGAACACGAAGGCGGCCGACTGGCTCATGCGGCAGGCACGCATCGTTATCCGCGGCGGTACGGTGCGCTGGCGCGACGCCACGCGCGACGCGCCCGAAGTCGTCGTCACGCAGGTCAATGCCATGCTGCGCAATCGCGGCTACGAGCACCGCTTCGGCCTACAGGCCAACCCGCCGACAGGCATGGTCGCACCGCTCGACGTCCGCGCCCGCTTCACCAACCCGTTGTTCACGCGCCCCGGCGAAGTCGACCGTTGGCGCGGTCAGATCTATGCCGACGTCGGCACGCTCGATCTGGGCGAACTGGCACGCTACGTCGACCTGCCGGGCAAGGATTCGCGCGGTCGCGTCGCCGCGCGCGCGTGGGTCGATTTCGACAGCGGCGCGATCGTCGGGGCGACGCTGCGCGCGGCCGGGGAGAACACGTCGGTGCAATTGGCCGACGATCTGCCTCCGCTCACGTTCGACGCCACCGCGGGCCGTATCGACGTCATACGCGCGGGTGCGCAGCCCGACGCCGGGTGGAATCTGCGCGCGCGCGATCTGACGCTGCAGGCTGCAGGCCGCCCAACGCTCGACATTCCCGAACTCAAAGGCAGCTACGCGCCGAGCGCCGAAGCGCACGGCCTGCGCGTGGCGTTCGCCGGACAGCGCTTCGATATCGGCGCGGCGATGGCACTCGTGCCGTCACTGCCCATCGATGCGCAGACCCGCGAGACGCTCGCCAGCTTCCGTCCGCGCGGCCGCCTCGCCAACTTCGACCTCAGCTACCAGGCGCCCAAGCCGCACGGCGCCAGCAACTGGCGCGACCTGCCGGGCCTCAAGCAACTGCCGCCCGAGCGCGACCGCTACCGGTTGGTGGCCGACTTCGAAGACCTCGGCATCGACAGCCAGATCAGCCAGCGCGCGCCCGCGCATCCCGGTGCGCCGAACGCGGGCCGTCCCGGCTTCTCGAATCTGAGCGGCCACGTGGACGCCGACCAGACCCGCGGCAGTCTGACGCTCGACGCCAAGAACGCCACGCTCGACTTCCCCGGCCGTTTCGACCAGCCGCGCATCGATCTCGACACGCTCACCGCGCGCACGTCGTGGCGTATTTCGCATTCGGCGACCCGGCGCGATGCGCCCGCCGACGTACAGGTGCGCGTCGATGCGCTGCATCTGCAGAACGCCGAACTCGCGGGCGACGTGAGCGGCACGTGGCGCAACGGCGGCAAGGGCAACGGCATCGTCGATCTGAAGGGCAGCATCGTGCGCGCGAATGCGAATTCGGTGCCGCGCTATCTGCCGACGGACGTGGGCGCCGGCGTGCGCGACTACCTGCAGCGCGCGCTGCTCGCCGGCACGGTGCAGAATGCGCCGTTCGCCGTGCAGGGCGACCTGGAAGACTTCCCGTACGGCAAGGGCGAGGGCAAGTTCCACATCGACATTCCCCTCGTGGATGTGACCTTCAACCCGTCGCCGCTGCGTCCCGGCCATACCGAAGTCTGGCCAGCCTTCGAGAAGGTGCGCGGCAATCTGCGCTTCGATGCCGACAAGCTGCACATCGCCATCGACTCCGGCACGGTCTTCGGCGTGACGCTTACGCAGGTGCTGGGCGACATCGACAACCTCGGTCAGGACGACTCCACCCTCACGCTCAAGGGCGACGCCAGGGGACCCGCGGCCGACTTCGTGAAGTACCTCAACAGCAGCCCCGTGGGCCACTGGATCGGCGACTTCACCGACGAGACGCGCGCGAACGGCACCACGCAGCTCGCCCTGCAGTTGTCGATGCCGCTCGAGCACACCGACCGCTCGAAGGTCACCGGGCGTGCGCGCTTTCTGCGCAACGACATCATGCTGATCGGCGGCCTGCCGACCTTCGGCGCCGTGGACGGCGAACTGGCGTTCACCGAGCGCGGCATCTCGCTCGACAATCTGCGCGGCACCTTCCTCGGCGGCGACGTGCGCGCCTCGGGCGGCAGCCGCGACGACGGCACCATCGCACTGAACATCAACGGCACCATGAGCGCGCAAGGACTGCGCGAGAACCGCGAGAACGCTTCGCTCGCACAACTGGCCAAGCGCATGACCGGCAGCACGCCGTACACCGCGACGGTCGCGGTGCGTCAGGGCATGACCGAGGTGACCGTGCAGTCGACGCTCGCCGGCCTCGCCGTCAATCTGCCGGCGCCGCTCGGCAAGAGTGCGGAAACGTCCCTGCCCGCGCGCTTCACGCTGCGCCCGCAGCCGAATCCGGGCGGACGCCGCGTCGATATGCTCGACTTCGCCATCGGCAGCGTGCAGGCCAACTACGTGCAGCAACGCAGCGGAACGCGGGTCGATGTGCTGCGCGGCGGTATCGGCATCAACCAGCCGGTGCCCGCGCCACGCGAAGGCGTGCAGGCCGCCGCGCAGTTCGACACGCTCGACGTGGATGCGTGGCGCAGCGTGATCGCCTCGCTCGACAGCCCCGCGGTGACGCCCGGCACGCAAGGCACGCCGCCCGCGCCGGTCGCCACGGCGGCGGCGGCGCGCGACGAATTCGGTGCGCTCACTCCTTACATTCCCACGCGCCTGGCGCTGCACGCCAAGCAGGTGAGACTGATGTCGCGCCTGTGGCCGGAACTGGTCGTCGGCGCACAGCGCAACGATCGCGACTGGCAAGTCAGCCTGGCCTCCGATCTGGTGTCCGGCTTCGCGCAATGGCACGCGCCGGATGCGAAGAATCCATCGGGTGCCATACGCGCTCGACTGGCAAAGCTCGTCATACCGCGCGAAGAGCATGGCAACGACGTGCTCACGCAGGTGCTCGACGAGCCAAGCGACGAATTCCCCGCCATCGACGTCGTCGCGAACGATTTCGTGCTGCGCGACAAGCCGCTCGGCAAGCTCACGCTCAATGCGCACAACGACATCGAGGAAGGCGTGCCCGTCTGGCAACTCACGAAGCTGGAGTTGAGCAACAGCGCCGCCACGCTGGACGTGAGCGGCAACTGGCGCACGTCGCGGCGGCGCGCGGCGGTGGCCGGCAGCGACGACGACGTGCCGCGCCGCACCCTGCTCGACTTCAACCTCGAAGTGAAGGATGCGGGCGGCCTGCTCGACCGGCTGGGTCTGCCCAAGACGCTCAAGGACGGCTCGGGCACCGTGTCGGGCCGCTTCGGCTGGCGCGGCGGACCGGACGCCATCGACTACCCGACGCTCGGCGGGCGCGTGAAGGTCGAGCTGCGTCGCGGACAGATTCTGAAAGCCGACCCGGGGCTGGCGAAGTTGCTGGGCGTGCTCTCGCTGCAGACGCTCACCAAGATCCTCACGTTCGACTTCAACAGCGTGATCGGCAGCGGCCTGCCGTTCGACAGCATCGACGGCAACGCCACGATGCAGGGCGGCGTGGCGACCACCAACGATCTGACCATCAACGCGAACGCGGCCACGATCAAGATCGACGGCCATACCGACCTCGCGCGCGAAACGCAGGATCTGAACGTGCTGGTGCTGCCGAAGATCAACGCGGCGTCGGCCTCGCTCGCGTGGGCGATCATCAACCCGGCGCTGGGCATCGGCTCCTTCTTCGCGCAACTGGCGCTGGGCGATCAGCTCTCGCGCACGCTCTCGAGCCAGTATCACGTGACCGGTTCCTGGGACAATCCGGTCATCGGACAGGGAGGCGGCAATAAGAGTAAGATCGAAGCAACGCCGGAAACCCGGCCGGAGACGCAAGACCGTATGCAATCGCTTGGCATGCGCGGCAACTGA
- a CDS encoding carbon-nitrogen hydrolase family protein, with protein MTSSNTQGTQSTTTPARVAAVQMVSAPDVGRNLTEAARLIAEAADAGARLVLLPEYFCYMGQRDTDKLALRETPGHGPIQDFLSQTARRHGVWLIGGTLPLAAPEPERVLNTTLVFGPDGAPAARYDKIHLFNFVKGEEAYDEARTIRPGDAVQTFDAPFGRVGLSVCYDLRFPELYRAMGDCTLMVVPAAFTYTTGRAHWELLLRARAVENQCYVLASAQGGQHENGRRTWGHSMLIDPWGDIVAQREAEGAGVVVGDIDPERLASVRLSLPAWRHRVLQG; from the coding sequence ATGACGAGTTCCAATACCCAGGGTACGCAGTCCACCACCACGCCCGCTCGCGTGGCCGCCGTGCAGATGGTGAGCGCGCCCGACGTCGGGCGCAATCTGACCGAGGCGGCTCGCCTGATCGCCGAGGCGGCCGACGCCGGTGCACGGCTGGTGCTGCTGCCCGAGTACTTCTGCTACATGGGCCAGCGCGACACGGACAAGCTCGCCCTGCGTGAAACGCCGGGCCATGGGCCGATTCAGGACTTCCTGTCGCAAACGGCCCGCCGCCACGGCGTCTGGCTCATCGGCGGCACGCTACCGCTGGCGGCGCCCGAACCGGAGCGCGTGCTCAACACGACGCTTGTGTTCGGCCCGGACGGCGCACCGGCGGCCCGCTACGACAAGATCCACCTGTTCAACTTCGTCAAGGGCGAGGAGGCCTACGACGAGGCCCGCACCATCCGCCCGGGCGACGCGGTACAGACGTTTGATGCGCCCTTCGGCCGCGTCGGCCTGTCGGTGTGCTACGACCTGCGGTTTCCCGAGTTGTACCGCGCCATGGGCGACTGTACGCTCATGGTCGTACCGGCCGCCTTCACCTACACCACGGGCCGTGCGCACTGGGAACTGCTGCTGCGCGCGCGAGCCGTCGAGAACCAGTGTTACGTGCTGGCGTCCGCGCAGGGCGGCCAACACGAGAACGGACGACGCACCTGGGGGCATTCTATGCTGATCGATCCATGGGGCGACATCGTCGCCCAGCGTGAAGCGGAAGGCGCCGGCGTGGTCGTCGGCGACATCGATCCCGAGCGGCTGGCAAGCGTGCGTCTGAGCCTGCCAGCCTGGCGGCACCGCGTGCTGCAAGGTTGA
- the tldD gene encoding metalloprotease TldD, translating to MKIIDTGIQNLATARELLLTPYGLDESHLQRALGDIFTHRVDYADLYFQYTRSEAWSLEEGIVKSGSFSIDQGVGVRAIVGDRTAFAYSDDISEVALKDAAAATRSIASAGRGRVKVGSKLSNASGHGLYLPADPLASLDANGKVALLERVEKLARARDPRVSQVMAGLAGEYDVVLVARSDGVIAADVRPLVRVSVTVIVESNGRREIGNSGGGARLDYGYFTDELLEKYVKEAVDGAIVKLDARPAPAGAMTVVLGPGWPGVLLHEAVGHGLEGDFNRKGSSAFSGRLGERVAAKGVTVVDDGTLSNRRGSLNIDDEGNPTQCTTLIEDGILKGYMQDSLNARLMKMPVTGNGRRESYAALPMPRMTNTYMLGGDKDPEEIIKSVKRGLYAVNFGGGQVDITNGKFVFSMSEAYMIEDGKITYPVKGATLIGNGPESLKDVTMIGNDMSLDSGVGVCGKEGQSVPVGVGQPTLRMENMTVGGTA from the coding sequence ATGAAAATCATCGATACCGGCATCCAGAACCTGGCGACCGCGCGCGAGCTCCTGCTCACCCCGTACGGCCTCGACGAAAGCCACCTGCAACGCGCGCTCGGCGACATCTTCACGCACCGTGTGGACTACGCCGACCTGTACTTCCAGTACACGCGCAGCGAAGCCTGGAGTCTCGAGGAAGGCATCGTCAAATCGGGATCGTTCTCGATCGATCAGGGCGTCGGCGTGCGCGCCATCGTGGGCGACCGCACCGCGTTCGCCTACTCCGACGACATCTCGGAAGTCGCGCTCAAGGACGCGGCCGCCGCCACGCGCAGCATTGCCTCGGCAGGACGCGGGCGCGTGAAGGTCGGCAGCAAGCTCTCCAACGCGAGTGGCCACGGACTGTACCTGCCCGCCGATCCGCTCGCCTCGCTCGATGCCAACGGCAAGGTCGCACTGCTCGAACGCGTGGAGAAGCTCGCCCGCGCCCGCGATCCACGCGTGTCGCAGGTGATGGCGGGGCTGGCCGGCGAGTACGACGTGGTGCTGGTCGCGCGCAGCGACGGTGTGATCGCGGCCGACGTCCGTCCGCTTGTGCGCGTGTCGGTCACGGTCATCGTCGAATCCAACGGACGCCGCGAGATCGGCAACAGCGGCGGCGGTGCGCGCCTCGATTACGGCTACTTCACGGATGAACTGCTCGAAAAGTACGTCAAGGAAGCGGTCGACGGCGCCATCGTCAAGCTCGATGCACGCCCGGCGCCGGCCGGCGCCATGACGGTCGTGCTCGGCCCGGGCTGGCCCGGCGTGCTGCTGCACGAAGCGGTCGGCCACGGTCTGGAAGGCGACTTCAACCGCAAGGGCTCGTCCGCCTTCTCGGGACGCCTCGGTGAGCGCGTGGCGGCCAAGGGCGTCACCGTGGTCGACGACGGCACGCTGTCGAATCGCCGCGGCTCGCTCAACATCGACGACGAGGGCAACCCGACGCAGTGCACCACCCTGATCGAGGACGGGATTCTGAAGGGCTACATGCAGGACAGCCTGAACGCGCGCCTGATGAAGATGCCGGTCACGGGCAACGGCCGCCGCGAGTCGTACGCCGCATTGCCGATGCCGCGCATGACGAACACGTACATGCTCGGCGGCGACAAGGACCCGGAGGAGATCATCAAGTCGGTCAAACGCGGTCTGTACGCCGTGAACTTCGGCGGCGGCCAGGTCGACATCACCAACGGCAAGTTCGTCTTCTCGATGTCCGAGGCGTACATGATCGAGGACGGCAAGATCACCTATCCGGTCAAGGGCGCCACGCTCATCGGCAACGGTCCGGAATCGCTCAAGGACGTGACGATGATCGGCAACGACATGTCGCTCGACTCAGGCGTGGGCGTGTGCGGCAAGGAAGGACAGAGCGTGCCCGTCGGTGTGGGGCAGCCGACGCTGCGCATGGAGAACATGACGGTTGGCGGCACCGCCTGA
- the aroG gene encoding 3-deoxy-7-phosphoheptulonate synthase AroG, with product MPPHNTDDVRIRELKELTPPAHLIREYPCSEKSADLIHRSRGAIHRVLHGMEDRLVVIIGPCSIHDPKAALEYAARLVEQRERLKGELEIVMRVYFEKPRTTVGWKGLINDPHMDNSFKINDGLRLARDLLAQINELGLPAGTEYLDMISPQYIADLVSWGAIGARTTESQVHRELASGLSCPVGFKNGTDGNVKIAVDAIKAASQPHHFLSVTKGGHSAIVSTAGNEDCHLILRGGKAPNYDAASVQSACEDIAKSGLAARVMIDASHANSQKKHENQIPVCEDIARQIAGGDDRIIGVMVESHLVAGRQDHVPGQPLTYGQSITDACINWEDSLKVLDTLAEAVRARRLARGAGN from the coding sequence ATGCCTCCCCACAACACCGATGACGTCCGCATTCGCGAGCTCAAGGAACTGACGCCGCCGGCGCATCTGATTCGCGAATACCCCTGCTCCGAAAAGAGCGCGGACCTCATCCATCGCTCGCGCGGCGCCATTCACCGCGTGCTGCATGGCATGGAAGACCGTCTTGTCGTGATCATTGGCCCGTGCTCGATTCACGATCCGAAAGCCGCGCTGGAATACGCCGCACGTCTGGTCGAGCAGCGCGAACGCCTGAAGGGCGAGCTCGAGATCGTGATGCGCGTGTACTTCGAAAAACCGCGCACGACGGTCGGCTGGAAAGGGCTGATCAACGATCCGCACATGGACAACAGCTTCAAGATCAACGACGGCTTGCGTCTCGCGCGCGACCTGCTCGCGCAGATCAACGAGCTGGGCTTGCCCGCCGGCACCGAATACCTCGACATGATCAGCCCGCAATACATCGCCGATCTCGTGTCGTGGGGCGCCATCGGCGCGCGCACCACCGAATCGCAGGTGCACCGCGAGCTGGCGTCGGGACTGTCGTGCCCGGTCGGTTTCAAGAACGGCACCGACGGTAACGTGAAGATCGCCGTGGACGCGATCAAGGCCGCCTCGCAGCCGCACCATTTCCTGTCGGTCACCAAGGGCGGCCACTCGGCCATCGTGTCGACCGCGGGCAATGAGGACTGCCACCTGATCCTGCGCGGCGGCAAGGCGCCGAATTACGACGCCGCGAGCGTGCAGAGCGCCTGCGAAGACATCGCCAAGTCGGGACTGGCCGCGCGCGTGATGATCGACGCCTCGCATGCCAACAGCCAGAAGAAGCACGAGAACCAGATCCCGGTGTGCGAGGACATCGCGCGCCAGATCGCCGGCGGCGACGACCGCATCATCGGCGTGATGGTCGAATCCCACCTCGTGGCCGGCCGCCAGGATCATGTGCCGGGTCAGCCGCTCACCTACGGGCAGAGCATCACCGACGCGTGCATCAACTGGGAGGACAGCCTGAAGGTGCTCGACACGCTGGCCGAAGCCGTGCGAGCGCGCCGTCTGGCACGCGGCGCGGGCAACTGA